One stretch of Pseudoxanthomonas sp. Root65 DNA includes these proteins:
- a CDS encoding hypothetical protein (Acylates the intermediate (KDO)2-lipid IVA to form (KDO)2-(lauroyl)-lipid IVA) gives MASERASGVRCGFVAPAHLLASGIARLPQAWVLALGRIATAVLWPLLGKRRRHAATNLALCFPELDERARARLVRGTVCATVTGVFELLRGWYAPARALHGLADVQGLEHVRAAQAQGRGILLFGGHIPHSELCARLLGDALGERVTIVARRNNNPCIERLMDEARRRVFADVIGKKDVRGLLRVLSRGGIVAYSADQDFNYQHAFVPFFGVPAATLTATPDLARRGNAVVLPFWFHRDEDGRYQLRVEPTWSGWPNGDPAQDAARYMAELEAVVRRHPEQYLWVHRRFKTRPPGEPDLYR, from the coding sequence ATGGCGAGTGAGCGCGCGTCGGGCGTGCGTTGCGGGTTCGTAGCGCCCGCCCACCTGCTGGCGTCCGGCATCGCGCGCCTGCCGCAGGCCTGGGTGCTTGCGCTCGGACGCATCGCCACTGCCGTGCTGTGGCCGCTGTTGGGCAAGCGTCGGCGGCATGCGGCGACCAATCTGGCGCTGTGCTTTCCCGAACTGGACGAACGCGCACGCGCGCGCCTGGTGCGCGGCACCGTGTGCGCCACCGTGACCGGCGTGTTCGAACTCCTCCGCGGCTGGTACGCGCCTGCACGCGCGCTGCATGGACTGGCCGACGTGCAGGGACTGGAACACGTACGCGCCGCGCAGGCACAGGGACGCGGCATCCTGCTGTTCGGCGGCCACATCCCGCATTCGGAACTGTGCGCGCGCCTGCTGGGTGACGCCTTGGGCGAGCGCGTGACCATCGTCGCGCGTCGCAACAACAACCCCTGCATCGAGCGCCTGATGGACGAGGCGCGGCGCCGCGTGTTCGCCGACGTCATCGGCAAGAAGGACGTGCGTGGCCTGCTGCGCGTGCTGTCGCGCGGCGGCATCGTGGCGTACTCGGCCGACCAGGACTTCAACTACCAGCATGCCTTCGTGCCGTTTTTCGGCGTGCCGGCCGCCACGCTGACGGCCACGCCGGATCTCGCGCGCCGGGGCAATGCGGTGGTGTTGCCGTTCTGGTTCCATCGCGATGAGGACGGCCGCTATCAGCTGCGGGTCGAACCGACCTGGAGTGGATGGCCGAACGGCGATCCGGCACAGGATGCCGCACGTTACATGGCGGAGCTGGAAGCCGTCGTCCGCCGCCATCCCGAGCAGTACCTGTGGGTGCACCGCCGGTTCAAGACGCGGCCGCCCGGCGAGCCGGATCTCTACCGGTAG
- a CDS encoding O-antigen ligase: MTADSPTIPDTSARRAPHGWRWAPAWVLTFVALWPAPGYAEAVMVLGALAAIVRLLMDRFRDGARLLSSGAWALTSALFAAYWLPQAISAVDAVDTTRALREAAVDLRYLPFLWLVAASVANAPARRTTFNGLAIIVAIWTLDALAQVVFGTSPLFWGLDQLKQAISGRPMCTAEQMAGIDRLSGFLGPCNRKLGVVMASLSPFLLFVAARRMQVAGWLLASAAIGVVVLLAGARAAWITYALVLVFSGWKLLGWKRLAGVFAFGALLLAVLTVASPQVRERMRLTTHALTANEAGVDTALSGRGQIWSAAGCMIMRHPVNGVGARGFREAFPACDASADGRPAWGEGPAFHAHQIILEILSETGVIGLLLWLAGAALAWRAWRYATPQAKDRARPAMLALAVTVFPLNTHLAFYSTFWGGLTLMLAALYAGSLLARDGE, encoded by the coding sequence ATGACCGCCGATTCGCCCACGATCCCTGACACGTCCGCCCGCCGCGCGCCGCACGGCTGGCGCTGGGCGCCGGCGTGGGTGCTGACGTTCGTCGCCCTGTGGCCCGCACCGGGCTACGCCGAGGCAGTGATGGTGCTGGGCGCACTGGCGGCGATCGTGCGCCTGCTGATGGACCGCTTCCGCGACGGTGCCCGCTTGCTGAGCAGTGGCGCCTGGGCGCTGACCAGCGCGCTGTTCGCGGCCTACTGGTTGCCGCAGGCGATCTCGGCCGTGGATGCGGTCGATACGACGCGCGCGTTGCGCGAGGCGGCCGTCGACCTGCGCTATCTGCCGTTCCTGTGGCTGGTGGCGGCATCGGTAGCGAACGCGCCGGCACGACGCACCACCTTCAACGGCCTGGCCATCATCGTGGCGATCTGGACGCTGGACGCGCTGGCGCAGGTGGTCTTCGGCACCAGTCCGCTGTTCTGGGGGCTGGACCAGCTCAAGCAGGCGATCAGCGGGCGGCCGATGTGCACGGCGGAACAGATGGCCGGCATCGATCGGCTCAGCGGCTTCCTCGGTCCCTGCAATCGCAAGTTGGGCGTGGTGATGGCGAGCCTGTCGCCGTTCCTGCTGTTCGTTGCCGCCCGGCGCATGCAGGTGGCAGGCTGGTTGCTGGCGTCCGCCGCGATCGGCGTGGTGGTGCTGCTGGCTGGCGCACGCGCAGCGTGGATCACCTACGCACTGGTTCTGGTGTTCTCCGGCTGGAAGCTGCTCGGCTGGAAAAGGCTGGCGGGGGTGTTCGCTTTCGGGGCCTTGTTGCTGGCGGTGCTGACGGTCGCATCGCCGCAGGTGCGCGAGCGCATGCGGCTCACCACGCATGCGTTGACCGCCAACGAGGCGGGCGTGGACACCGCATTGTCGGGTCGGGGACAGATCTGGTCTGCGGCCGGCTGCATGATCATGCGCCATCCGGTCAACGGTGTCGGCGCACGCGGTTTCCGGGAAGCCTTCCCGGCCTGCGATGCGAGTGCCGACGGGCGACCCGCGTGGGGCGAGGGACCGGCCTTCCACGCGCACCAGATCATCCTCGAAATCCTCAGCGAAACCGGCGTCATCGGCCTGCTGCTGTGGCTGGCCGGCGCGGCGCTGGCGTGGCGCGCGTGGCGCTATGCCACGCCGCAGGCGAAGGACCGCGCGCGGCCGGCGATGCTGGCGCTGGCGGTCACGGTGTTTCCGTTGAACACGCACCTGGCCTTCTATTCCACGTTCTGGGGCGGGCTCACCCTGATGCTGGCGGCGCTGTACGCGGGCAGCCTGCTGGCACGCGATGGCGAGTGA
- a CDS encoding glycosyltransferase, which produces MRRLTVVQLLPALESGGVERSTLEIADALVRAGHRAVVVSAGGRLEPALRATGAEHVTLDIGRKSLLTLRHVGALRSLFAEVGADLVHARSRLPAWLGLWALRGLPAAARPRFVTTMHGLNSPSRYSAVMTRGERVICVSDTVRAYLLRHYPQTDPSRLAVIPRGIDPAQFPRTAHPDREARAWAAAQHPALAGDGPLLLLPGRGTRLKGHHDAIVLLGRLCRAGIDARLWMPGAREAGREQYILDLEADAVRAGCAEALAITPPTAAIARAYAASDLVLQVSHKPEAFGRTVIEALSVGRPVAGWAQGGVGELLAEMQPCGAVAPFDEDRLFATAKAMLAHPPPPLATMDAYTLRAMQDATLALYHDLADDRRFAHDP; this is translated from the coding sequence ATGCGTCGCCTGACCGTCGTCCAGCTGCTGCCGGCGCTGGAATCCGGCGGCGTCGAACGTTCCACCTTGGAGATCGCGGACGCGCTGGTGCGTGCCGGTCATCGCGCCGTGGTCGTGTCCGCAGGTGGCCGGCTGGAACCGGCGCTGCGCGCGACCGGTGCCGAGCACGTCACTCTGGACATCGGGCGGAAGTCGCTGCTGACGCTGCGCCACGTCGGCGCATTGCGAAGCTTGTTCGCCGAGGTCGGCGCCGACCTCGTGCATGCGCGTTCGCGGCTGCCGGCCTGGCTCGGCCTGTGGGCGCTGCGTGGCCTGCCGGCCGCAGCGCGCCCCCGCTTCGTCACCACCATGCACGGGCTCAATTCGCCCAGCCGCTACAGCGCGGTGATGACGCGCGGCGAGCGCGTGATCTGCGTGTCGGACACGGTGCGTGCGTATCTGCTGCGGCACTACCCGCAGACCGATCCTTCGAGGCTGGCGGTGATTCCACGCGGCATCGATCCGGCCCAGTTCCCGCGTACCGCGCATCCCGATCGCGAGGCGCGTGCGTGGGCGGCAGCGCAGCATCCCGCACTGGCCGGTGACGGCCCGCTGTTGCTGCTCCCTGGTCGCGGCACTCGCTTGAAAGGCCATCACGATGCCATCGTGTTGCTTGGCCGCCTGTGCCGGGCGGGGATTGATGCGCGCCTCTGGATGCCGGGCGCACGCGAAGCCGGACGCGAGCAGTACATTCTCGATCTTGAAGCGGACGCTGTGCGTGCCGGGTGTGCGGAGGCGCTCGCCATCACGCCACCCACCGCGGCGATCGCACGTGCCTACGCCGCCAGCGACCTGGTGCTGCAGGTGTCGCACAAGCCGGAAGCTTTCGGTCGCACAGTGATCGAGGCCTTGTCGGTCGGTCGTCCGGTCGCCGGTTGGGCGCAGGGCGGTGTCGGCGAACTGCTGGCCGAGATGCAGCCGTGCGGCGCGGTAGCACCGTTCGATGAGGACCGTCTGTTCGCTACCGCGAAGGCGATGCTTGCCCATCCGCCGCCGCCATTGGCTACGATGGACGCCTACACCCTGCGTGCGATGCAGGACGCTACGCTCGCCCTTTACCACGATCTCGCCGATGACCGCCGATTCGCCCACGATCCCTGA
- a CDS encoding zinc-finger domain-containing protein produces MSQTATAPANAEKRYTVSRADLPLSCPLPSMALWNSHPRVYLPIEDAPDGDVQCPYCGAHFVLAD; encoded by the coding sequence ATGAGCCAGACCGCCACCGCGCCCGCCAACGCCGAGAAACGCTACACCGTGTCGCGCGCGGACCTGCCGCTGAGCTGCCCGCTGCCGTCGATGGCGTTGTGGAATTCGCACCCGCGCGTCTACCTGCCCATCGAGGACGCACCCGACGGCGACGTGCAGTGCCCGTACTGCGGCGCGCACTTCGTCCTGGCCGACTGA